Proteins encoded by one window of Winogradskyella sp. PG-2:
- a CDS encoding CdaR family protein: protein MNTKKKFNISDYLKRKNVKRFSIFFVIATVFLIFSKLSTEYKQTIKLKVKLVNLEDEIILQNDSLNTISAYIETKGFSLLPLMFKDYKDIILDVKTDVTSIPNQFVFDVQKHQFLIEGQLGESYKLLSVKPDTLLLSYSKSESKLVPITLNSEISYAIGYDLKGNFEFNCDSVKIVGAKDQIDEISSIDTELLELKEVNTDISETIKLNTSEYDAIEIFPKFVSIKGEIARFTEGTVEVPVTLINKPNGLDINYFPKTVSLSYYVDLDNYNSIRSTDFSVVCDYLGIEDNQTFFVPKISKKPEFIKRIGIKQKRVDFIKL from the coding sequence ATGAATACTAAGAAAAAATTTAACATATCAGATTATTTAAAAAGGAAAAATGTAAAACGTTTTAGTATCTTTTTTGTTATTGCAACTGTATTTCTAATTTTTTCAAAACTATCTACTGAGTATAAGCAAACCATAAAATTAAAGGTAAAATTGGTGAACCTAGAAGATGAAATAATATTACAAAATGATTCACTTAATACTATTAGTGCTTATATAGAAACTAAAGGGTTTTCATTACTTCCTTTAATGTTTAAAGATTATAAAGACATTATATTAGATGTAAAAACTGACGTTACTTCAATACCTAATCAGTTTGTTTTCGACGTACAAAAGCATCAATTTCTCATTGAAGGGCAGTTAGGTGAATCGTATAAGTTACTCTCAGTAAAACCAGATACACTTTTATTATCGTACTCTAAAAGCGAATCCAAATTAGTGCCCATAACTTTAAACAGTGAAATTAGTTACGCAATAGGTTATGATTTAAAAGGCAATTTTGAATTTAACTGTGATAGTGTAAAGATTGTTGGAGCAAAAGATCAGATAGACGAAATTAGTTCAATAGATACTGAATTGTTAGAACTAAAAGAGGTTAATACAGATATTAGTGAAACTATTAAACTGAATACGTCAGAATATGATGCTATAGAAATATTCCCCAAATTTGTGAGTATTAAGGGCGAAATTGCGCGTTTTACAGAAGGTACTGTGGAGGTTCCTGTAACTCTAATTAATAAACCAAATGGCCTAGATATTAATTATTTCCCTAAAACAGTCTCACTTTCCTATTATGTAGATTTAGATAATTACAATAGTATTAGGTCAACAGATTTTAGTGTAGTGTGTGACTATTTGGGTATAGAAGACAATCAAACATTTTTTGTTCCTAAAATCTCTAAAAAGCCAGAGTTTATAAAGCGTATAGGTATAAAACAAAAAAGAGTAGATTTTATAAAATTATAA
- a CDS encoding exonuclease domain-containing protein, whose protein sequence is MYAILDIETTGGKYNEEGITEIAIYQFDGHKVTDQFISLVNPEREIQPFVVNLTGINSNMLKNAPKFYEVAKRIVEITEDCIIVAHNSSFDYRILKTEFKRLGFPFKRKTLCTVELSKQLIPDMESYSLGKLARALGIPVSDRHRANGDAMATVKLFKMLLHKDLEKVIIKDAVKVEQKSNIAPNLKQIIEELPSDTGVYYIHNEKGEIIYIGKSKNIKKRITQHFTNKSSKSKKIQTLVSAVTYEKTGSELAALLKESEEIKKNKPIFNRALRRTIFTHALYSYVDENGYINLKIDKANGKEIPITTFSTRSSGKHFMFKVVENYNLCQKLTGLYTTKTSCFNYDVKECLGACITEESSEEYNKRINSLIHKYSYDNKNILIIDRGRDIEEKSVYLIENGIFKGMGFFDLNHQINNRDVLQSLITPMENNRDNQHIIQSYMRRNKRLKIIELQDQ, encoded by the coding sequence ATATACGCAATACTAGACATAGAAACCACAGGTGGTAAGTATAATGAAGAAGGCATAACAGAGATTGCTATTTATCAGTTTGATGGGCATAAAGTCACAGATCAGTTTATATCTTTAGTTAATCCAGAGCGTGAGATTCAACCTTTTGTTGTCAACCTTACAGGCATTAACTCTAATATGCTTAAAAATGCGCCAAAGTTTTATGAAGTTGCGAAACGTATTGTAGAAATTACCGAGGATTGCATTATCGTTGCTCACAATTCATCTTTTGATTATAGAATTCTTAAAACTGAGTTTAAACGCTTAGGATTTCCTTTTAAACGTAAAACATTATGTACTGTTGAGCTTTCAAAACAGTTAATACCAGACATGGAATCTTATAGTTTAGGAAAATTAGCTCGTGCACTTGGTATTCCTGTTAGTGATAGACATCGCGCTAATGGTGATGCTATGGCAACTGTGAAATTATTTAAGATGCTATTGCATAAAGATTTAGAGAAAGTCATTATCAAAGATGCTGTTAAAGTTGAACAGAAGTCTAACATTGCGCCTAACCTTAAACAAATCATTGAAGAACTACCTTCGGATACTGGCGTTTATTACATTCATAATGAAAAAGGAGAAATAATATATATAGGAAAAAGCAAAAATATAAAGAAAAGAATAACGCAACATTTTACAAATAAGAGTTCAAAATCTAAAAAGATTCAAACTTTAGTAAGTGCAGTTACTTATGAAAAAACAGGTAGTGAACTTGCCGCACTATTAAAAGAAAGTGAAGAAATTAAAAAGAATAAACCCATTTTTAATCGTGCATTAAGACGAACCATATTTACACATGCTTTATATAGCTATGTAGATGAAAATGGTTACATCAATCTAAAAATTGATAAAGCGAATGGTAAAGAAATACCAATAACGACTTTTAGCACCAGATCTAGCGGAAAACATTTTATGTTTAAAGTTGTTGAGAATTATAACCTATGTCAAAAATTGACTGGATTATACACTACAAAAACTAGTTGCTTTAATTATGATGTTAAAGAATGTCTTGGTGCTTGCATTACTGAAGAGTCTTCGGAAGAATATAATAAGCGTATAAATTCCCTTATACATAAATATAGTTACGATAATAAGAATATACTCATTATAGATCGTGGTCGTGATATAGAAGAAAAATCTGTTTATTTAATAGAGAATGGGATTTTTAAAGGCATGGGGTTTTTCGATTTAAATCATCAGATTAATAACAGAGATGTATTGCAGTCTTTAATTACTCCAATGGAAAACAACAGGGATAATCAACATATTATTCAGAGTTATATGCGACGTAATAAAAGACTTAAAATTATTGAATTACAAGACCAATGA
- a CDS encoding response regulator transcription factor: MEEQNKKILLVEDDPNFGTVLKDYLMMNDYDVVHAKNGMEGFEKFKKDDYDLCILDVMMPYKDGFTLAKEIREKNTDVPIIFLTAKAMKEDVLKGYKVGADDYLNKPFDSEVLLMKIKAIIQRKATDTVADSKQFEFKIGRFDLNSKLRFLKFDGGEPSKLSPKENELLRLLALHENDLMPRELALTKIWRDDNYFTSRSMDVYIAKLRKYLKPDPNVEILNIHGEGFRLVVNVKA; the protein is encoded by the coding sequence ATGGAAGAGCAAAACAAAAAAATACTTTTGGTAGAAGACGATCCAAATTTTGGAACTGTTTTAAAAGATTATTTAATGATGAATGATTACGATGTCGTCCATGCTAAAAATGGGATGGAAGGTTTCGAGAAATTCAAAAAGGACGATTACGATCTTTGCATCTTGGATGTAATGATGCCTTATAAAGACGGATTTACTTTAGCAAAAGAGATTCGCGAAAAAAATACGGATGTGCCAATTATTTTCTTAACAGCTAAAGCTATGAAAGAAGATGTTCTTAAAGGCTACAAAGTTGGAGCAGACGATTATCTAAATAAGCCTTTTGATAGTGAAGTTTTATTAATGAAAATTAAAGCTATTATTCAGCGTAAAGCTACTGATACGGTTGCTGATAGCAAACAATTTGAATTTAAAATAGGACGTTTCGATTTAAACTCAAAATTACGTTTCTTAAAGTTTGATGGAGGTGAACCTTCTAAATTATCGCCGAAAGAAAATGAATTACTTCGTTTATTGGCGTTGCACGAAAATGATTTAATGCCGAGAGAATTAGCATTAACAAAAATTTGGAGAGATGATAATTACTTTACATCTCGTAGTATGGATGTTTATATTGCGAAGTTGCGTAAATATTTAAAACCAGACCCAAATGTAGAAATATTAAATATTCATGGTGAAGGCTTTAGGTTAGTGGTTAATGTTAAAGCATAA
- a CDS encoding ion transporter yields the protein MESQNKHTWKTKLHEIIYEADTPAGKLFDVILLIVIIASIVLVMLESVDSIDKNYHNILISSEWIITILFSLEYIARVITVKKPIKYITSFYGIIDLLSTIPMYLSFFFVSSGSFVAFRALRLLRVFRILKLTRYIGASTQFVRALKTSRAKIAVFLSFVIILCIILGTVMYLVESEKGSGFTSIPRSVYWAIVTLTTVGYGDIAPATPLGQFIASIIMIMGYGIIAVPTGIVSSEMTKANRDNVPTNTQSCLNCLASNHRDDSQFCHKCGHELHHD from the coding sequence ATGGAATCTCAGAACAAACATACTTGGAAAACCAAACTTCATGAAATTATTTATGAAGCTGACACTCCTGCTGGAAAGTTATTCGACGTCATTCTATTAATAGTAATTATAGCTAGTATTGTTTTAGTAATGCTTGAGAGTGTTGATAGTATAGATAAGAATTACCATAACATTTTAATAAGTTCAGAATGGATTATTACTATCCTCTTTTCTCTAGAATATATTGCACGTGTAATTACCGTTAAAAAGCCTATAAAGTACATTACAAGCTTTTATGGTATTATTGATTTACTATCTACAATACCTATGTATCTATCATTCTTTTTTGTCAGTTCAGGTTCGTTTGTAGCATTTAGAGCATTACGCCTATTACGTGTATTTAGAATTTTAAAACTTACAAGATATATTGGTGCTTCAACACAATTTGTAAGAGCGCTAAAAACAAGTCGAGCAAAAATAGCAGTGTTTTTATCTTTTGTAATTATTCTGTGTATTATTCTTGGTACTGTAATGTATTTGGTAGAAAGTGAAAAAGGAAGTGGATTTACAAGCATTCCAAGGAGTGTATATTGGGCCATAGTTACACTAACAACTGTTGGATATGGTGATATAGCGCCTGCAACACCTCTTGGTCAGTTTATTGCTTCTATAATTATGATTATGGGTTATGGTATAATAGCTGTGCCAACTGGGATTGTTTCTTCTGAAATGACAAAAGCAAATAGGGATAATGTTCCTACTAATACACAGTCTTGCTTAAATTGTCTTGCGAGTAACCATCGTGATGATTCACAATTTTGTCATAAATGTGGACACGAATTACACCATGACTAA
- the miaA gene encoding tRNA (adenosine(37)-N6)-dimethylallyltransferase MiaA — translation MTNTLISIVGPTAIGKTALSIKLAQRFNAEIISADSRQFYKEMNIGTAVPSLEELNYVKHHFIQHKSIESNYNVGDFERDAIIKIEELHQKNPFAIMVGGSGLYVKAVTKGLDYFPEVDDKVRTKLNLKFETEGIESLQEQLKLLDLKAYNTIAIDNPQRLIRALEICIGTNKPYSSYLTNSSKNRAFKSISIGLNAERSVIYERINQRVDLMIENGLLKEVEALLPYKHLNALNTVGYKELFQYFEGHCTLEFAISEIKKNTRHFAKRQLTWFRKDDAIIWFDYKTELEDILKRLDFYSKK, via the coding sequence ATGACTAATACACTCATTTCTATAGTTGGACCAACTGCTATCGGTAAAACTGCCTTGAGTATTAAACTGGCTCAGCGTTTCAATGCTGAAATTATTTCTGCAGATTCACGTCAGTTCTATAAAGAAATGAATATTGGTACAGCTGTGCCATCATTGGAAGAGCTTAATTATGTAAAGCATCATTTTATTCAACATAAATCTATAGAAAGTAACTATAACGTTGGGGATTTTGAACGCGATGCAATTATAAAGATTGAGGAGTTACATCAAAAAAATCCTTTTGCAATAATGGTTGGTGGATCGGGATTATACGTAAAAGCTGTAACAAAAGGTTTAGATTATTTCCCAGAAGTAGATGATAAAGTTAGAACTAAACTTAATTTAAAATTTGAAACAGAAGGTATAGAATCACTACAAGAACAACTAAAGTTACTCGATCTTAAAGCATACAATACAATAGCTATTGATAATCCTCAGCGTCTTATAAGAGCTTTAGAAATTTGTATTGGCACAAATAAACCTTATTCATCTTATTTAACCAATTCAAGTAAGAATCGTGCATTTAAATCTATTAGTATAGGGTTAAATGCTGAACGCTCTGTTATCTACGAAAGAATTAACCAACGTGTAGATCTAATGATTGAAAATGGTTTGCTGAAAGAAGTTGAAGCACTCTTACCTTATAAACATTTAAATGCCTTAAATACCGTTGGATATAAAGAACTCTTTCAGTATTTTGAAGGACACTGTACATTAGAATTTGCCATTTCAGAAATAAAAAAGAATACAAGGCATTTTGCCAAACGTCAGTTAACTTGGTTTAGAAAAGATGATGCTATTATATGGTTTGATTATAAAACTGAGTTAGAAGATATTCTAAAACGATTAGATTTTTATTCTAAGAAATAG
- a CDS encoding DUF3857 domain-containing protein, whose amino-acid sequence MKLRILLFIFLLSSFVFAQNFNSAMPVSKSDVETNYYAKDSTANALVIYDYGNSFVDKETFWLRVQIKHKTKILTAEGRDRGEIEVRLYKGKSSEEKIKDIRGATYNLVNGEIVKTELSSNAIFREENEKYTLVKFVLPNVKVGSVITYSYETQSRYMSKYQPWYFQGQDPVLYSEYNTSIPGNYEYNIKLVGGIKLDLQDTGLKKNCIKINGSVGADCATAKYIMKNIPAYKPEGYTTTSLNYIARIEYELKVVKHFDSRVDKLTKTWANVDKELKIDKDFGKQISKKNIIKKVLPSGISSINNELDKAIAIYKFVLDSYKWNGKSERYDVSIKNLIKEKVGSSFEINLLLENLLTSQGFKVYPILISTRGNGLATKVYPVLTDFNDVILKTIIDGKDYFLNATDPYLSFGELPFKCLNQYGRLIGFEDGSYWENIEVNEFSSRQHRVNLHSFKDDIFQGTIESKFTGYHAHNVKKKFDEGQKDYKAKKADNYSDIIVEEHNVIDFDKTKVDFNEKINFTLEPELIGNKIYLNPFLIKFFEENPFKLQERTYPIDFGYKDVYNYIMKIDLGEHLKALEIPGNITYALPNKSGSFIFNVESKDNELIIYFKVKFNFAIYASEFYSYLKNFMNKIVVTQKNTIIVLEKQ is encoded by the coding sequence ATGAAACTAAGAATATTACTATTTATCTTCTTATTATCTTCCTTTGTATTTGCACAAAATTTTAACTCTGCTATGCCAGTTTCAAAAAGTGATGTAGAGACTAATTATTATGCAAAAGATTCTACAGCTAATGCTCTAGTAATTTATGACTACGGAAACAGTTTTGTAGATAAAGAAACATTTTGGCTTAGAGTACAAATAAAACATAAGACAAAAATTCTAACTGCAGAAGGAAGAGATCGCGGTGAAATCGAAGTAAGACTCTATAAAGGTAAGTCCTCTGAAGAGAAGATTAAAGATATTAGAGGTGCTACTTATAATCTGGTTAATGGAGAGATAGTTAAAACAGAATTATCATCTAATGCAATTTTTAGAGAAGAAAACGAAAAATATACGCTTGTTAAATTTGTTCTACCTAATGTTAAAGTCGGCAGTGTTATAACTTATAGTTACGAAACACAGTCTCGTTATATGAGTAAGTACCAACCTTGGTATTTCCAAGGTCAGGACCCTGTTTTGTATAGTGAATACAATACAAGCATTCCTGGTAATTATGAATATAATATAAAGTTAGTTGGTGGGATAAAACTAGATTTACAAGACACAGGTCTTAAAAAAAATTGTATAAAAATTAATGGCAGTGTTGGTGCTGATTGCGCTACTGCAAAATATATAATGAAAAACATACCAGCATATAAACCTGAAGGTTATACTACAACCTCATTAAATTATATAGCAAGAATTGAATATGAACTAAAAGTAGTAAAGCATTTTGATAGCCGTGTTGACAAACTCACTAAGACATGGGCAAACGTAGATAAAGAACTAAAAATAGATAAGGATTTTGGAAAGCAAATAAGTAAAAAAAATATAATAAAGAAAGTTTTACCATCAGGAATATCTTCAATTAATAATGAATTAGATAAAGCTATTGCTATATATAAATTTGTCTTAGATAGTTATAAATGGAATGGTAAATCAGAGCGATATGATGTTTCCATAAAAAACTTAATTAAGGAAAAAGTTGGTAGCTCTTTTGAAATTAATCTACTATTAGAAAACCTTTTAACAAGTCAAGGTTTTAAGGTATACCCTATCCTAATTTCTACTCGTGGTAATGGGCTGGCAACAAAAGTTTACCCAGTTCTTACAGATTTTAACGATGTGATTTTAAAGACAATAATTGATGGTAAAGATTATTTTTTAAATGCAACAGATCCATATTTATCTTTTGGAGAATTGCCATTTAAATGTTTAAATCAATACGGAAGATTAATAGGCTTTGAAGATGGTAGCTATTGGGAAAATATAGAAGTAAATGAGTTTTCATCTAGACAACATAGAGTAAACTTACATTCTTTTAAAGATGATATTTTTCAAGGTACAATTGAAAGCAAATTTACAGGTTACCATGCTCATAATGTAAAAAAGAAATTTGATGAAGGTCAAAAAGATTATAAAGCAAAAAAGGCTGATAATTATTCTGATATTATTGTAGAAGAGCATAATGTCATAGATTTTGATAAAACCAAAGTTGATTTTAATGAAAAGATTAACTTCACTTTAGAGCCAGAACTGATAGGTAACAAAATCTATTTAAACCCCTTTTTAATTAAATTTTTTGAAGAGAACCCATTTAAATTACAAGAACGTACCTACCCTATTGACTTCGGTTACAAAGACGTCTACAATTATATCATGAAAATAGATTTAGGTGAGCATTTAAAAGCGTTAGAAATACCTGGTAACATAACATATGCCTTACCAAATAAATCTGGTTCCTTTATTTTTAATGTGGAATCTAAAGATAATGAGCTTATTATATATTTTAAAGTGAAATTTAACTTCGCTATTTATGCTTCAGAATTTTATAGCTACTTGAAGAATTTTATGAATAAAATTGTTGTAACGCAAAAGAACACAATCATAGTGTTAGAAAAACAGTAG
- a CDS encoding sensor histidine kinase, giving the protein MSLSLIGIIFVQSFFINNSLENENKNFTLSVKRALSFVSRDIEEFELRDYFLKIQPLIAQNKTPDSTLLQQLYIESDDDINDRTIIHRNTVLEERFKVPSMFFEIDADSITISTLSNDRVTKIYDNANLDGSRRIAPQQTLTEYSNMPELRKQMFENSFKTLLKDIPIYKRITPIEVRILLERELSGEGIDLDFEFSVYDDDLATKVQTQNFDKKNAFHGIPIFLDNNNESSYTLWLDFPDRKKYLLSSIIKMIILSVVFTSVIIVAYSSAIYQLIKQRQISQIKTDFINNMTHEFKTPIATINLALDSIKNPKIINDQEKVKRYLGMIKDENKRMHAQVENVLRISKLEKNELNISKERLKLHDIIEDAMTHVELIVEDRQGYINTHLGAVKSSVLANETHFTNVIVNILDNAIKYSHNAPKIDVYTENIGTNIILKITDQGNGMSKQVAKKVFDKFYREHSGNVHNVKGHGLGLAYVKRIIDDHHGHISVESEKGKGSTFIIKLPLIS; this is encoded by the coding sequence ATGAGTCTATCACTCATTGGTATAATTTTCGTTCAATCATTTTTTATTAACAATAGTTTAGAAAATGAGAATAAAAATTTCACACTAAGTGTAAAAAGAGCTTTGAGTTTTGTGTCGAGAGATATAGAAGAGTTTGAGTTGAGAGACTATTTTTTGAAAATTCAACCTCTTATTGCTCAAAATAAGACACCAGATTCTACTTTATTACAGCAACTTTACATAGAGAGTGATGATGATATAAACGATAGAACGATAATTCATCGTAATACTGTTTTAGAAGAACGCTTTAAAGTACCATCCATGTTCTTTGAAATTGATGCAGACAGTATTACTATTAGTACGTTGTCTAATGATCGTGTCACTAAGATTTACGACAATGCTAATTTAGATGGTAGTCGTAGAATTGCACCACAACAGACTTTGACTGAGTACAGTAATATGCCAGAGTTGCGTAAACAGATGTTTGAAAATTCATTTAAAACATTACTAAAAGATATTCCAATATATAAACGAATAACACCAATTGAAGTTAGAATTTTATTAGAGAGGGAATTATCTGGGGAAGGTATAGATCTAGATTTCGAATTCTCAGTGTATGATGACGATTTAGCTACCAAGGTGCAAACTCAAAATTTTGACAAAAAAAATGCTTTTCATGGTATTCCTATTTTTTTAGATAATAACAATGAAAGTAGTTATACACTTTGGTTAGATTTTCCGGATAGAAAGAAGTATTTATTATCCTCAATTATTAAGATGATAATATTATCAGTAGTTTTTACAAGTGTAATAATTGTAGCCTATTCTAGTGCGATTTACCAATTAATTAAACAACGTCAAATATCTCAGATAAAGACAGATTTTATTAATAACATGACGCATGAGTTCAAAACACCAATAGCAACCATAAATTTGGCGTTAGACTCAATAAAAAACCCTAAAATAATAAATGACCAAGAGAAGGTTAAGCGGTATTTAGGAATGATAAAAGATGAAAATAAACGTATGCATGCTCAAGTAGAAAATGTATTACGTATTTCTAAGCTCGAAAAAAACGAGCTTAATATTAGTAAGGAACGTTTAAAGTTACACGACATAATTGAAGATGCAATGACTCACGTTGAGTTAATTGTAGAAGATAGGCAAGGTTACATAAACACACATTTAGGTGCTGTTAAGTCATCAGTTTTAGCAAACGAAACACATTTTACAAATGTGATCGTTAATATATTAGATAATGCTATTAAATATTCACACAATGCACCAAAAATAGACGTGTATACTGAAAATATAGGAACTAATATAATATTGAAAATAACAGATCAAGGCAACGGAATGTCAAAGCAAGTTGCGAAAAAAGTGTTCGATAAATTTTATAGAGAACACTCAGGTAATGTACACAATGTTAAAGGGCATGGGTTAGGTTTAGCTTATGTAAAACGTATAATAGATGACCATCATGGTCATATATCAGTAGAAAGTGAAAAAGGCAAAGGCAGCACTTTTATTATAAAGTTGCCGTTAATATCATAA
- the coaE gene encoding dephospho-CoA kinase (Dephospho-CoA kinase (CoaE) performs the final step in coenzyme A biosynthesis.), with protein MIIVGLTGGIGSGKTTISKHLESFGIPVYIADKEAKALMNRSKVIKRKLIKLFGKSAYKDEALNRPYLASKIFDDKALLEKMNAIVHPKVASHFKRWLKKQKAPYVIKEAAVIFENHLENQYNYIITVVADENLRIERVMKRDDTSKEKVESIISNQLSDEEKIKKSNFVIVNNDLDIAKRQVEKIHHQLLKISDQ; from the coding sequence ATGATAATAGTTGGACTCACTGGTGGAATAGGTAGTGGAAAAACCACAATATCAAAACACTTAGAATCTTTTGGTATTCCTGTATATATTGCGGATAAAGAAGCTAAAGCTTTAATGAATCGCTCTAAAGTCATTAAAAGAAAACTTATAAAACTATTTGGCAAATCTGCTTATAAGGATGAAGCATTAAATAGACCATATTTAGCTTCAAAAATATTTGATGATAAAGCGCTGCTTGAAAAAATGAATGCTATTGTACACCCAAAAGTAGCATCACATTTTAAAAGATGGCTCAAAAAACAGAAAGCTCCTTATGTAATTAAAGAAGCTGCAGTAATTTTTGAGAATCATCTTGAGAATCAATATAATTATATAATAACAGTTGTGGCAGATGAAAATTTGCGCATAGAACGAGTAATGAAAAGAGACGATACTTCTAAAGAAAAAGTAGAGTCTATTATTAGTAATCAACTCTCTGATGAGGAAAAGATTAAAAAATCGAACTTTGTGATTGTAAATAACGATTTGGATATTGCCAAACGTCAGGTAGAAAAAATTCATCATCAGCTTTTAAAAATTTCTGATCAATAA
- a CDS encoding glycosyltransferase encodes MNNIMLSFIIPVYNRPDEVKELLESFLNFDEKHVFEIVIIEDGSSETSKSIVNEFKNQLDIAYYYKSNSGPGDSRNYGMQKAKGNYFIILDSDVILPNNYLTAVKSFLDYSYYDCFGGPDAAHPSFTNLQKAINFAMTSFITTGGIRGGNQQLEGFQPRSFNMGLSKKAFLASGGFGKIHPGEDPDLSLRLNQLGFKTTLIQKAYVYHKRRISWSRFYKQVHKFGLVRPILNQWHPKSKSLVYWFPTVFSIGLVTSIFLSLFNVLLPLYFYGLYFLLAFILALFSSINVLVAFQAIFAIVVQFFGYGYGFIKSTYNLVILGKNPKEAFPELFF; translated from the coding sequence ATGAACAATATAATGTTATCTTTTATTATTCCTGTATATAACAGACCAGATGAGGTTAAAGAGCTTTTAGAAAGTTTTTTAAATTTTGATGAAAAGCATGTTTTTGAAATTGTGATAATTGAAGATGGTTCTTCCGAAACTTCTAAGAGTATTGTTAATGAATTTAAGAATCAATTAGATATAGCGTATTACTATAAATCTAATTCTGGTCCAGGTGATTCAAGAAACTATGGAATGCAAAAAGCAAAAGGGAATTATTTCATCATTCTAGATTCAGATGTCATTCTTCCAAATAATTATTTAACTGCCGTAAAATCCTTTTTAGATTATTCTTATTATGATTGTTTTGGTGGCCCTGATGCAGCACATCCATCTTTTACAAACCTTCAAAAAGCAATTAATTTTGCGATGACGTCATTCATTACAACTGGAGGAATAAGAGGCGGTAATCAACAATTAGAGGGTTTTCAGCCAAGAAGCTTTAATATGGGTTTATCCAAAAAAGCATTTTTGGCCTCAGGTGGTTTTGGTAAAATTCATCCTGGTGAAGATCCAGATCTATCTCTACGTCTTAACCAATTAGGATTTAAAACAACTTTGATTCAAAAAGCTTATGTATATCATAAACGAAGAATATCTTGGTCTAGGTTTTATAAGCAAGTTCATAAATTTGGATTAGTAAGACCAATTTTAAATCAATGGCATCCGAAATCTAAAAGTTTAGTGTACTGGTTTCCTACAGTATTTAGTATAGGTTTGGTTACTTCTATTTTTTTGTCACTATTCAATGTCTTATTACCACTATATTTTTATGGATTATATTTTTTATTGGCATTTATTTTAGCTTTATTTTCAAGTATAAATGTATTGGTGGCTTTTCAAGCAATTTTTGCAATAGTTGTACAATTCTTTGGGTACGGTTATGGTTTTATAAAATCAACATATAATTTAGTTATTTTAGGTAAAAATCCTAAGGAAGCATTTCCAGAATTATTTTTTTAA